A window of Quercus robur chromosome 12, dhQueRobu3.1, whole genome shotgun sequence genomic DNA:
ATTCCAAGATTGTTATAAATTCTCTATGGCATGGTGATATGTTTCATTCTTCTTTTGGTCATTTAGTTAAAGATATTATGTCTTATGTTAGCTCTTTTCAAAACTTCTTCTCTCATAGTTTAGAGCAAGGCTTTGCGGCAGTACACACTTTAGCCAcaagagcaattttttttttttttcttgcttttaatCTAGATGAAATTTGTTCCTCCGGatataaataatattgtttatgCATAAACTGGTAACTATGTAACACTTTAACGCCTTTGGATTTTTTAGTCTAACACAAAAACTTCATCATTGTATTCTTTTTTGAGTCATTATAGTAttgatttttgtgaaatatACAACTCTAGATATGGACACATGTCATGACATGAGCaatttgccttttattttaacaaatatttaatGGTTTGTATATAAAACAATATCATAAAGGGGTTAAGTGTTACATTCAAAACTTCGAGACGGTCTTGTTTTTTGTGGGGATTGAACATAACTATTCAAAACTACATTCATCAACCTACtatctaaaatttgttgtaaaagtgttgtaaaattgttataAACATATGTTTAACAAGTGAAATAAGATaaacttatcccaaaaaaattttgtgaataaGATAAAAGGtgatgtaaaaataaataaagaaattggcaataaaaagagagagagatttttccTTTATGGATGTTGTAGGCGTTAAATTTGTTCCTCTGGatataaataatattgtttatgCATAAACTGGTAACTATGTAACACTTTAACGCCTTTGGATTTTTTAGTCTAACACAAAAACTTCATTGTATTCTTTTTTGAGTCATTATAGTAttgatttttgtgaaatatACAACTCTAGATATGGACACATGTCATGACATGAGcaatttaccttttattttaacaaatatttaatGGTTTGTATATAAAACAATATCATAAAGGGGTTAAGTGTTACATTCAAAACTTCGAGACGGTCTTGTTTTTCGTGGGGATTGAACATAACTATTCAAAACTACATTCATCAACCTACTatctagaatttgttgtaaaagtgttgtaaaattgttataAACATATGTTTAACAAGTGAAATAAGATaaacttatcccaaaaaaattttgtgaataaGATAAAAGGtgatgtaaaaataaataaagaaattggcaataaaaagagagagagatttttccTTTATGGATGTTGTAGGTGCTTAAGAATTCTTGCCTTTGGCTTTGGTATTTTGGCTTGATTGCCTAACCTTGCCTTTGGCTTGAATTCCACCACTCTAGTTTCATACATTGGAAACTCTTCATGccttataaggcatgaaccaATGGATGAAGACCACCACCAAACTAGTTTCATCCATtggttcatgccttataaggCATGAAGAGGAAAGAgatctttccaatgtgggacaagGGAATTCAAGCCAAAGGCAAGGTTaggcaatcaagccaaaaaTACCAAAGCCAAAGGCAAGAATTCTTAAGCACCTACagatgtaattttttgtttttggaagagaAGGAATAAAACTTTATGAATGCAGTGAGAACATATAGCATCCAACAATATTAAGGATAGTTGTGAGGTATAACATTGAAATATTATGTCctaatattaatttacttattgatttttgaatttttaaggtGCAAAATCAAATTACTCCAAATTTTAAGGAAGTAAATTACatttagtttatatatttatattttgttgaaattttttaattttatatttatttatttatttataaggaagtaatatttttgttatttgttactGATGATTCCATTGACTTTCCGACCTAATATTATTAACGAAAAATTACATAATTGGTTTTTATCATTTACACTATATATCAACTAGTATATACCATATGCAAGGGTACAATCAGGGACAGAGTTAGGGTACAAACCTAAGGGGGGCAAAGTTTAATGTAAAGCTCATAAAATTTCATCACATTCATTGGCATCGTAATCTTATATTTGTAGATGCAATTTGAGATTTGCAATAAACTAATACTAATTTTggtgatttttcaaattttaattttaagatttttataaattatgacaTCAACATTAGAGGTTAACAACAATAAATCATCAATATTAGCTTATGAATAATGCTAGGGATACATCCAACTACACACTTGAATCCACTACATGCCTCACAAAAATTAGGTTAGTCCTaaacaaaaagccaaataaACATATCTTACATACCACAACAAACCTTTTTTTAGAGATATGTTTTCATTGAAAACTTTTCAACCTATGATGTTTAATAAATTTTACCAGCACTTGACCtacaaaaaaatagaattacaacgatattaatattaattcatTGCACAACATGAAATTTACCATGTTTCTACTAAGTAGGACCACTAAAGTCAAACAGTACAGaccatctattttaatttttctcttttcccatTAGCCCGCCTGCCCATTAACTTCTCTAACGATAGCCACACATTTgatttctaaaacattaaaacaaaaatccaactttattttatatttttaatcttttttgtttCACCTGTTCCATTTTTCTCATTGTACCCGTGAGTCTATGACCaacatattatttaaattttttattataacataatctctctctctctctctctctctctctctttctatatatatatatatatatatatttctctttcttGAAATCTTATTGAATCTTATCTCTATCCTTTGTTGACATTTTCTATTGACACTTATCTCTTCTCTAcaaaaaatatgagtttttctccctctccctcactCTCTATTCTTGCTAATGTTACGGCTTGAACTATGAAGCAGAAGATGAAGACATAATTAAACCCAGCATTAGCGGTAGTGTCAACAACAAGGTCTGTTCAGATCCACCATTGATTCTTGTTTCAAACCTTGATCAGATAATATCAGATCATTTAAACAAGATCTCACTCGattctctcatatatatatatatatatatatgaaagtggaattttaaaaaagttggggaggggagggggggggggggagggcaTTGTCCCCCAAGTCCAAACATAGCTCCGTCCCtaggtacaattaaaaacaattacaattacacacacacacacacacacacacacacacacacacacacatatatatatatataaattatatctaGTATAAAAGTTGcacatttttaaatatatatatatatatatatgagatttactctttttttatagttttttttttttgggatgcaCATATGAGGTTACTtctttttaattgagttttttaAAGGTTTACTTATATTAGACTCTTCTTCTTTCGTACAACATTAACTTacttagaacaaaaaaaaaaaaaataagtaaaaaaaacttaaatatgaCGTGTGGAGCAAAACTAGACAacaattagaattcaatttagaatctaatttgatttttttattaattttgactttgtatataaatttagtccttaactttttaattatatCAATTTCGTACCTAATCTTTCAAATATCTTGTTAATTTGGTTAATGTCGTAATCTTTTGGACAAAAAAGTTggatgaaataataaaaaataaattttcatgtcacgtcagatttaaaaaaaaaaatttgtgttttcacGTGAGTTCAAGTTTGGAGAAAATTCTATCTtctccatcatcctcattgcAGATTACATCTCCCTCTCCTCTCCCTCGTAATAAACATATGgtctgtttggaagtttaaaaaaggaaggggagtagagtagagtagagggagggagagtaattcaattaccttgtttggaaattttttaaggaatgagggggaagaatttggaggggtttcaaccacctctaacctcttatttttaattctcccaaattggagagatttggaaggagagtagagtagataaattattaactagataaatttctcaatttaccctttctaaattaataatagactaatgttgcaagtccattttcaaatagggataaatttatctattttaatcatttcctctcctctccatcctaatttttaaaacatccaaataagagAAATGACTAATTACTCTCTTCctccttactaattttaaaaacattcaaacaaggtggagggaaatcattcccctctactctcctccctctctaaacttccaaactgGCCAATATGGACTAGTAATCACCACCTATGAGACAATGAAATATGCATTTAGCTCGGGCTAAAAagtcagtttattttattacttagtttatttttgttgttatttatgagtcttaccgtattttttagtactatttatggTCCTAtagtactatttcaactaatttttacctttatctaaactatttttaacaaaagattttcaattttaacaaaataaacggatCTCAAATAGACCCGAAGTAAAACATTTTGctctaaaaaccaaaacaaaacaaaacaaaaatttgtttaaGAATTTTCCATCCAAATCCTTCACAGTACCCACTTCCACTTCTAATAAGCAAACGACACCTCCTCGATGCTAAACGTGGTGGGACCACCAGTAGAACCTCCATCATCAACCACACAAACAAACGGGTCTGATCAagattgttgtttttgattttacaGATTTACCCCTCACCCTTGTCCTTTTTTTCgtctccttcttcttttggttTCCAGATTATTTGGTTGCTCTCATCATCTACAAAAAAGACAGGGTGGGGTGCGTAGGATATGGAAGTAGTGGGCGTATGTTAATTAGGGACTAACTTGAAAAATTAGGTACTAAATTCAGTAAATtgatatataatgtaaaaaataaggACTAACTTTTTAATTTAGTAATGCgtttgttattgatttttgcAAAGTCTGTCTGAGGAGCGAGGAGAGAGATACTTTCTCAAAAACTAGTGGGTACTAGAAATTCAATTagttagcacaaaaattaaTGTTTGTTGTACCAGATAGTCTTGCCAagatttcaattataatttcgagaaaaagaaaaagaaatatatgtgtCCAGAGTATACACACCGTGTATAATTAACAGTAGTCTTTTACAAATATGGTCCACATATTTTACTGCTAGTTCCTGGTTATCCGGGGAACCATTTCTTTCCGGTTACTCCACCGACCCATTTGATCTTGGTGTTTCTTCATTCCAagacatctctctctctctctctctcactctcacacacacacacacacacacacacacacacacacaccgcACGCACGGTTACAGTGGGAAGAATCAAATGGAAAATCCTTCAGATGAGAAAGATATTGTCAAAGAGCCACTGTTAAACACTTACAAGGCCAAGGGTGGCTTCAAAACCTTGCCTTTTATCATAGGTACCTCTCCACAACCACAAATTTCCTTCATACCATGTATAAACGCATGCAAACACAACACAATAACCATACAAGCGTATAAACATATAtggggttttcttttcttttcttctctctctctctctctctcaagcttatatgttgttgttgttgtgttttttttttttttttttttttttttaaatatttttgtgtgtgtgtgtggcagCTAATGAGGCATTTGAGGGTGTGGCAAGTTTTGGGCTAATGCCAAACATGATACTTTATTTGACAAGAGAGTTTGGTATGCAAATAGCCAGTGCAGCCAATGTGCTGTTCATATGGTCTGCAGCAACCAATTTCATGCCGATTCTTGGTGCTTATCTCGCTGATTCTTATGTGGGTCGGTACCGGATGATCGGCTTTGGTTCCATCGTTAGCCTTTTGGTAACAATTTCCAATCCTATTTCACACTATTTTtgtcacaataatttttttttttttttgcacctTTGTTTTCTCAGTTTTGCTTAGCTTTCTGAGTCAAGATCACCCTTCTCTTTGCTGTAAGGactattttgacaatttttatgTTGCTTATGTTATTTGGCATTTTATGGATATCTTATTATTCTCCTTGTGATGACATATGAAAATGGCATAGAAGTAGACATTATTTGCCAAATGTCGAATTCCCTTACATTTATTTATGCTTTATTGCATGAAGCCGGCATTTCAATTTCCTTTTGTTTGCAAAGAAATTTGGTGTGAACCACAAGGTCACACTCACACCTAGTGCCAAAGATTTACCAAGAGGACAGCAATATATGCCCCTTTCATTTCATTGTAGGTGAATCATTCAAATTTTCCGGTTTTGCCTTGAAAAAGAGACCTTTACTAAGCTGCAAAACCTTTGACATCTTATACCCTATTAAATgattcttttatataaaaatcaatCTGTACAACACACCACTGTGTATTGCAGGCTTGCGGCATATACTTACACATTTGTTCTTTTAATTTGTTCTCttaattgattctcaaaaaaaaaaaaaattgttctcttAATCAATGCCTCAGGATACCCATTAACTAGATAATTATCATAAATTTcctttatacacacacacacacacacacaacattcATTTAGATTATGTTTTCGCTGAACTAGTATGCCCTGCATCAAGTGTGCTTTGTGTATGTTCCAGATGTTACTTttatgatggaaaaaaaaatttccttttggttaattgttattttatttttggctcGCCGTTTGTGTCTCTCAAGTTGTTTATTGGCTCTCTTACAAGCGATTGCATCCTTGTCACTAgtttttactaaaagtttggATCTGGGCCCTTGCATTTGTCTCCTCTCATCTGAATTATACTAAAAGTTTGGTGCTGCATCCTTGTCACTAGTTTTTACTAAAGGTTGCTGTCAAATTATTGAAATACTTTTTAGAAACCAACTTAAgcttcattttaatttttttaactgcAGTATGTACTAAAAGCCGTTGGTCAAAAGTCATCTAATTGAGCTACAATTATGTACAACTGtttctaattttctttaagtGAACAAAACAAATGGTGAGTTCTAATATCTTTACAGGTGAAAACTATAGAGAAAATTGAGAtgagggggtgggggggggggggggggggcggggggggaCAAATTATGGAACATTGAAAAGTTAACATTTACCTCCCTGTGGGTTCTGTTACATGTTTCCAACCTAAATTGCAGTATCAACAATACAAAACTTAAGCTATTTTGTAAGCAGCATAACTGTGGTTTGAAGTTGCAATTCTTAATTTCAGAATTAGCTGCTTTTGTATTCGGAAAACATACATTCAGGGAGGTTACAATTATTTGGActtatggtctgtttggattgagggagagtagagtagatttaacacaaaattagctttttttagccaactctactctactcccctccactccccccttccatccaaacaggccattaaaTTTTCATCTCCAGCAGTAATATCAAGTGCAGTTTATATTTGGGGGAGGGgaagctttattttatttttggtggggGGGGCGCTAATGACATTTTATATTGAGAgctattaagaaaattttgtagttaaGCTAATTCTCATATTTAACATGGAACATATATATTTGCACAATTTACTAGTcagagttttaaagaaaaagaacccTTCATGTGCAcatcttgaaaattttataatttgatgtatCGCTATCCTGAATACCTTATCCcatatttgaatttgtttactGCGGCTTTCTCAAATGAAAATCgaatgaaaataatttcaattatgtaTACTTGAGCATGCAAGTGTTCTGATTCATGCTtcttgcatgttctttataccTGGCATAATACTGATGGGAAGTAGAAAACACCAATTTGGATTTTGTGACAACTTTTCATGTTGTGTGATACCAATATTTGCTTTCTATTTTTCTGAGCATTCATTCTCTTCCGCGAGTAAAGCTTAAGCAATACTGTTAAAATTCAGTTCATTCCAGGTCAGGGAATTTTTctgtaaaaatggaagtttatgTTGGACAATATTCTGGCCACATGACTGATTTTCATGCGGGGACTAAACCTGGCTCTGAATTGAAATGGGTGGCATGGAGGGGTCTGGCAAAAAGTTCCACTTATAATTTTGagtaattttaattgtttttcacATTACCATAGGAAGCTGTGTGCAATACAAATATGCTAAATCAATGTAATTTTATATGTAACAGGGGATGGTTCTTTTGTGGTTAACAACCTTGAATTCACAAGCAAAGATTTCATGCAGCCAAAGTAGTAGCAGTTGCAACTTCTCAACAGCATTCAAACTTCTACACTTATATTCTTCTTTTGGGCTGATGGCTATAGGAGCTGGTGGCTTAAGGTCATCCTCCTTGGCATTTGGTGCAGATCAGTTAGACAAGAGAGACAACATAAGAAATGCAGCGATGTTAGAGAGCTTTTTCAGCTGGTACTATGTTTCAAAAACTGCATCAGCACTCATTGCTGTGACTTTTATTGTGTATGTTCAAGATAAGATGGGGTGGATGGTGGGTTTTGGAATCCCTGCCTTGCTTATGTCCTTGTCTGTCCTTTCATTCTTCTTGGCTTCTCCTTTCTACATCAAGTTGAAGTCTGATTCAAGTTTGCTTACTGGGTTCACTCAAGTTCTAGTAGCCTCTTATAAAAATAGACGTATGCGATTATCATCTCAGGCCACACCTGAAATGTACCATCATATAAATGGATCAATGCTCCTCTTGCCAAGTGAAAAACTAAGGTATCatcaaattatcattttatctTGGTTATGTTTTAACTTGTCAGATCAGATTTCACATTAATTTTTGACAAGCATACTGCAAAGTCCACTTCTCCTGGTTTGTTTTATTGCTTAGCCATTACAACCTGAGGTTGGAGCACCCTTTTTTAGTGTATAGAATAGAGTACTTCTGTCATTTAGAAATTGCTGTCCTCTTGGAGGTGAATTGTCAATCAATTTAAGTTGGCCTGAGTTGGAAACAACCAGTTGGATGCATGTAGGATGCATTCTCCatgtttgtctttgtttttttcctctagCGTTTGTTTATCATTATAAAGCTTTTTTGGGTGCCtgtaatttaattatttcaatCACATTTGTACTATTAACACTATGAAAAATCTTTGCGCACAGAAGCATCATACTATAAACATGAAAATGTCATAACTCTTATGAGCATCACCTTTCCGTGCCTTGACTTCATTGACTGCCTAGGTTTCTGAACAAAGCATGCATTATAAAAAATCCTCTACAAGACCTAAGCCCAGATGGAAGGGCTACAGATCCATGGAGTCTTTGTACAGTTAATCAAGTAGAAGAGCTAAAGGCATTAATCCGGGTAATCCCATTATGGTCGGCTGGAATCATGATGTCTGTATCTATCAGTCAGAACTCTTTTCCAGTACTCCAAGCAGCCTCCATGGACCGACACATTACTCCATACTTTGAAATTCCTGCAGGCTCCTTTAGCGTGTTTCTGGTTATAACTATAACACTTTGGATTACTTTGTACGATCGCGTAGTTCTCCCTCTAGCATCGAAAATCAGTGGAAAACCATGCCGTCTCAacgagaaaaaaagaatgggaaTTGGACTCTTTTTTTCATGCATGTCAATGGCAGCAATGGCAGTTGCAGAGAGTGTTAGGCGGGAACTTGCAATTGAGGAAGGATTTTCTGATGATCCACAAGCCGTGGTGAGCATGTCAGCAATGTGGCTACTGCCTTATTATATCTTTGCCGGCTTGGGTGAGGCTTTCAATGCAATTGGGCAAAATGAGTTCTATTACTCTCAATTGCCTAAAAGCATGTCTAGTATAGCCACCACCCTCTTTGGATTAGGGATGTCTGCTGCAAGCTTAGTAGCAAGTTTTATACTGAGTACAGTTGATAATGTTAccaaaaaaggaggagaaagtTGGGTTTCAAGCAACATCAATAAGGCCCACTATGATTACTACTATTGGCTTCTAACTGGTTTGTGTTCGGCTAATCTCATGTATTACCTTTTCTGTAGTAAGGCTTATGGTCCTTCTGAAGGAGAGAGAAGTAGGGTTTTAGATGAAGAAGATGGGTAAGTGATgaatattaattgttttaagGAAGTTTAAATGTATAGTTTCTTTCCGTATGTATGTTCTTAATCAGATGATAGTAATCAATGTGTATAAAGGAAGGACAAAACTTATGTACAATACTTTAGATGTTGTTCCTTAAGTTTCATTTTTAAGATTCAGTTATGTggctatttaattaaaaaatacactttcttcccataaaaaaaaaatccacatggcaaaatcttaaaaggagtacctaagtcttgctcatAACAGAAATTGTTAGTATATGCATAAGTGCACATCTTTTACTTGACTACATATTTcactatttatttatgtatgttAATAATGACCCTTTATTAAGTCCCTTAATAAAGGCATATCAATTAGCTTTGATTTAGGCATGATCAGTGGCCTATAAGTCAACACAATAAGTCAACTATTGTGTGTCTATAATATAAgctctgtttgttttgacattaacaatttttgaaaaatgaattattttctaaaaagaattttttagaaaactattCTATTCTCTTAATTATGTTTGGTAGTGACATTAAAATGAGGTGAAAAACTAGCTCTTcatttcccttatttagcttcACGTAATATAGAGTTGTTTTCCTTATTTGGAATCACATGAGTTGTATTCAAGAAGTTTTTAgtgcaaaaaaactctattttcttaagctaaataagaaaaagttaaaagataggttttttttaatactaccaaatatagaaaaattatcTTCACATAAGGTTTTCTATTAAAACAATGGAACGGGTTTTTGAAATTCACAATTCAAGATAGAAAAATGTACTCAACAAAGGATATTCtatattaagtttttgtaattcaaaatttaaaatagacaAATGTACTCAAGAAAGGGTATTTCATTATGGACAATTATGGACATAGGTCAACAAGCCAAATCATGTAAACCCTTTCTTCtgctctcttcttctctctctctaaacttttTAATTTACTTTATGTTACAtggtgtttttttcttttctttccatctTTGACAATAAATAGTGACTTTTCTCTATAACTTTCGCATTTTCTATTGCAAGTTAACAATTTTTCCTGTGACAATCTTGCTAAAAAGGAACCTTTATGTTGGGCATTCGGGATAGTGGTGGCACCACATTCAGTCCAATGTGTTCTCAGAAACGCCCTGacctaatttttttcttttttatatatataataattaattttttctatttgtttaccctttaaAAAGAACTAGGAACactctcaaataaataaataaataaattatttgttctactttcaagtaaaaaaaaaaaaaaaaggccaaaaaaaatttttgaactaaaatctgaaaaaaaaaaaaaaatgtaacagaGTAAGCCCATTAGggaaaaaaagcccaacattgATCCTAAACAACAGATGGTAAAGCAAAtccaatctaaagaaaaaaaaaaacaaggtaaaGCAAACCCAACAGATTACAGATGGTAGCAAACTCAcgaattctaaaaaaaaaaaaaaaaaa
This region includes:
- the LOC126710320 gene encoding protein NRT1/ PTR FAMILY 1.2-like isoform X1: MENPSDEKDIVKEPLLNTYKAKGGFKTLPFIIANEAFEGVASFGLMPNMILYLTREFGMQIASAANVLFIWSAATNFMPILGAYLADSYVGRYRMIGFGSIVSLLGMVLLWLTTLNSQAKISCSQSSSSCNFSTAFKLLHLYSSFGLMAIGAGGLRSSSLAFGADQLDKRDNIRNAAMLESFFSWYYVSKTASALIAVTFIVYVQDKMGWMVGFGIPALLMSLSVLSFFLASPFYIKLKSDSSLLTGFTQVLVASYKNRRMRLSSQATPEMYHHINGSMLLLPSEKLRFLNKACIIKNPLQDLSPDGRATDPWSLCTVNQVEELKALIRVIPLWSAGIMMSVSISQNSFPVLQAASMDRHITPYFEIPAGSFSVFLVITITLWITLYDRVVLPLASKISGKPCRLNEKKRMGIGLFFSCMSMAAMAVAESVRRELAIEEGFSDDPQAVVSMSAMWLLPYYIFAGLGEAFNAIGQNEFYYSQLPKSMSSIATTLFGLGMSAASLVASFILSTVDNVTKKGGESWVSSNINKAHYDYYYWLLTGLCSANLMYYLFCSKAYGPSEGERSRVLDEEDG
- the LOC126710320 gene encoding protein NRT1/ PTR FAMILY 1.2-like isoform X2, yielding MPNMILYLTREFGMQIASAANVLFIWSAATNFMPILGAYLADSYVGRYRMIGFGSIVSLLGMVLLWLTTLNSQAKISCSQSSSSCNFSTAFKLLHLYSSFGLMAIGAGGLRSSSLAFGADQLDKRDNIRNAAMLESFFSWYYVSKTASALIAVTFIVYVQDKMGWMVGFGIPALLMSLSVLSFFLASPFYIKLKSDSSLLTGFTQVLVASYKNRRMRLSSQATPEMYHHINGSMLLLPSEKLRFLNKACIIKNPLQDLSPDGRATDPWSLCTVNQVEELKALIRVIPLWSAGIMMSVSISQNSFPVLQAASMDRHITPYFEIPAGSFSVFLVITITLWITLYDRVVLPLASKISGKPCRLNEKKRMGIGLFFSCMSMAAMAVAESVRRELAIEEGFSDDPQAVVSMSAMWLLPYYIFAGLGEAFNAIGQNEFYYSQLPKSMSSIATTLFGLGMSAASLVASFILSTVDNVTKKGGESWVSSNINKAHYDYYYWLLTGLCSANLMYYLFCSKAYGPSEGERSRVLDEEDG